TTAAACTGTTCCATTACATAGCTAAATCCTTTCGAAATATAAATAACTAGAATTTAAGTTATTCAATCCAGAATGTATGCATGTTGTTTTCTTAAAACAGTAATATTTAATACATCTTACATGACCATAAAATTATTGTTTCATGTACTTAATCAAAAACGTACGGAAGAGTATTAGGGCCAGGCATAAGAAAACATTATTAGATAGATTTTTTtagattttacatttcaaaaataaatgttgagaataactCTCTATCatttaagaataaaacaaactactAGCGTTAGCGAGTgaaagtttgactttattctcaacttTAAAATATGAAGGGCATGTGCATCCGTACCGGAGGTGATGGCTGGCAGTAGCTGGAGGGGTTGGGGGGGTTGGGAAGGGGGGGAGGAGCTGCATAGATGTAACCCTGGGCGGGAGGGTAGAGGGGTGGGGCTTCACCCGTTGACTGACAGCTCACATGAGCAAACTGCGAGGAGAGATCTTCAATCTGTCGGTCAAGAGAAAGGAGGTCAACAACATGCACATGGGAGCCcgtaaacacacatgcatactgaAAACACACGTATGTGCGGCAGTTGTAAGACTGTACAGCGATACATACTGTGGCATATGGCTGTGAAGGAGTGACAGGCAACATCTGTGGAGCCGTGTAAGAGACAGATGAGTACTGAACCACCTGAGAGAGACGCACGCGGGGACAgagataaagacacaaacagccACATGTACAGCTATGTATGTCAGTCTGAACATCTCTTGCATGTCAAACACTTCCTACTGTGTGTGCGCGCTACCTGCTGCTGAGAGGGAGTGCCTTGCAGCTGAGTCTGGATCCTGATTGGCTGTTGACTGTCCGGAGGGTTGTACACAGCAGGTGTTCCATCAGGGTTCAGGAAAGGCTGCCCTAAGAGGTCAAAGGTTTgagtgtgataaatgtgtatgtgttgtgcaTGTAATATactggtgtatgtgtgtgtgtgtgttgtatgtacCAGTATGTGGGTTCACTAGTATGCTTCCCGGCGGGATCCCGTTCTCTATGATGTAGGCAGAGTTAGGAGCCCCATCATCTATAATGGGAGAGGAGGCGGGGTGAGGGCAAGTGGATGGCAGTCTGAAAAGAGGGATGGAgcctgggagagagagagacagagagacagagagatgataAAATAAAGAGGAAGAACTTTATTATCACTGCATATAGTCAAATTTCAACatcttaaagtggcaatagacaaagTTTTTTTGccttaacttatcattatgaagtaaatgttgattgcacaatgtaatggttaaagaataatgacaccattgGTATTTAGATTGTTTCCCTATAAGCCTTGTTTCATTATGCAATTTTCACTGTCACCGGGTACGATCTCCCGGGAAAAACAAAGCTGTGGAAAACAAAGTGCACTGTGTCCTTCGCAGTGTTGTCTTTTCTAATGAATGTAGTAGCTAGCAATCAGCCAGGCAGTGATGGCCTAAAGGTTGAAGAAGCAAGATTATGACCTGAAGATAGTCAGTTAAATCCCCGGGTGAATATATTAATTCATTTGGGTGGGAAAAAAGCATTACCACCTCTGCCCATGAGCAAGGCTCTTCACCCCATATGctccagtggagctgctcagtgGCCAGCAGATCAGGCAGCTTGtaaaactgtgtgtatgtgatcattgcattcctaaaaaaaaagagcatatCCTCCTCTGGATAAAAAAGCTCCAAAGTCACTAGATGATTTGTGATCTGAAAAAGCTAGGagggaaaatgtttgtttttttaactataCACTCCCCCCATTCCTGTGCTAAAACCATACTGTGCCCTTTAGCAATGACGTGTTTTTCTTGAGTACGTGAAGAAGACTGGAGGTGTTGTGTGAACATTTACAGCTATGGTGTGAAGGTTCATGGAGTTTCATTTTCTTCCACTCCTTTTTTGTTAATTAGATGCTGCTGAATAAAGAACCAACATCATTTCTAAAGagccattttaaatgtgtggtgTGGTGATGAAATTTGCGAATAAGTTTGCTTCCATACAGGTAAGAGAGGAGTGAAGTGTCTCACCCTCGATAGCTGAATTTACACCTTTAAAGGTGTGACAGAGAAGTGTTAAGAAGGGTTATCACTCAaggtgaaaaaataaataaaaaggctgCACCTGAACGTGCGTCCCAGCTGTGGTTGGCAACTTGGCAGGGTTTCAGGGCGGGACTCGTCCATTGGTAGGAAGAATCAGAAGAGTCTGTGCTGCTCCAAGGTCGGGGGTCGTTGCTATAGCGACAGTCTGTCTCAGTGCTactctgcctgctgctgcccGTCCAGCTGGAGCCTGAGCTGTCACGGCTCCCCCTGTGAGGCACATCCAGAATTATCCTACAACCTTATTACCGCATGACATTTATGTGAATGTAGGACAAAGTGGTAGGGGTGAGATCAGGATCCGTATATTGGTTCAATGATCAACGATCCAATGTTATctatgcaaagtgaaaacatcgatACATACCAtcatctttaatatctttttaagattcttttaattaaaaagaatagatttttatttatttaagagctcagtaataaaattgtcaaatcatattttagttgctttttgtgagtCGGTATAAATGTAACAATTAAATGGCCTTATTATATCGTGTCATGTCGATCACAGGCCCCTGAATGTCCGCTGTCCAGAGAATCACtataatattgtattgtgaTGAAATTTGTAATTTACACTCCTATGAAGTGGCTTTCACACCTGCTGATATGCCACACATAATGAAGGCTATGAATATATTCACTGACATAGATAATATGTAAAAACTTTCCTTCAGAATGTGCTGATTTCCAACAATCCTAAACcctgacacaaaaaaaaacctaaatctAGGTCTTCATTTTGTTTCCACTGCAGATTCTGAAAAGCTCTGTTGTAGCCGGGCTGACCAGATTAAGATGATAAATGACTTTGCGTCTGTGCAGACAGAGCTCTACCTGAAGAGCTGCCTTCTCCTCTGGGTCTCAGCATATGGATTGTACTCCTCCGCAGCCCTGCAcacagcacgcacacacagacatatattaATGTcctcatataaatataaaaagctgAAAAGGCACATGGTGAGAATATACTGTAGGCAAGGTTACCTGGTTTCTGCATGGGCGCTCTCCTGGGTGCAGACTGGCTGTAAAAGTACGGAGAAATTAGTAAGTCTCCTTTTTGTCTCTATGTCatatctgcctgtctgcctgctctttctctctctccctgtctcaccTCTTGGTTGAAGATTCGGTCTCGTGCTCGTTGGtactcctcttctctctcctccattgACTTGCTTTGCTTCTCCCTTAAGGGGTGAAGTCGGGTCTGTGAGGAGAGAAACGGGAATTGGTCAAAACGCTGAGAGGATACTATCAATGTCAATTATAGAGGACGTTCCACAGAGACAGGCAGCTATAGAGATATGAGGACAGACATACCTGGTCATCTGAGCTGTCTCTCTTCAAAATAATTTTCCAGCAGTGGATCTCTTCAGTCTTGTCCTTATGCACCTCGTCCAGAAAACGCTGCTCCGGTCTGTAAGACAAACAAGTAACAACCGCTGTTACTTCACAATAAACGCTTAAAAGGCAAGGATTTACATGCAGGGACACATTATGCCTGCTTACATGCGCGTGCTGCTGGTTCTGTTGATGATGACAGACTTGCCTGTCTGGTCTACATTGTGCTCCATGCCAAAGTAGGCCGCCACCCGATGGACCAGCATACGGTGGTAGGACGACATGTGAGGGAACTTCTTAAAGGGACTGAGATGTGGGAAAACAGAGGCAGGATATAAGAAAATTAGTGAAAGGGGGGAAAaggaaagaggcagagaggaaaacaagtATAGAACGAGGGAGCTAGGAATGGagaagtgagaaagagagagagaagaagggagataCCGAAAGGTAACAGTGGGAGATAGATTAAGACTGGTTCTATTTCCAATTTCCTCCCCGGTGGCTCAAACACACCCACAGTGACATAACTGGCTCAATATATTGATCAGTACACTAAATAAGCTGtatggacaaaataataatatatgagcTGGAAACAtatcttaaagggacagttcaccccaaaagaaaaaatacatatCTTCCTTTTACCTGtggtgctatttatcaatctagattttGGTGTGATTTTGGTTACTAAAATAATCTACAGACCTTGTTATGAGCAGTTTCAAGTAGGAACCTTTTTTCTTACTACCAAACTACAGTGTAGGTGTAGGCCTCTCATCCATGAGTGCATGCCCGATTCCTTCAGTGCGGTGATACGGTTTTAGGTGTAGTTTactagaaagaaaatagttcctacatgaaactgctcacaacaaggtatATGGATTATCTGGAGTAActggcaactcacaccaaaactatccagattgataaatagcactgaataatttttttatgattttggTGTGAACTGGTCCTTTAAATGATCAAACAACCATATTCAGCTTTTAATAAGATAAAGCATGCACACAAGTTTTATTTCAGCACGTTTAaacagatagatacagtagcTCATTGACAACCCATGGTTATGTACTCTCCTTTGCAcccacgcgcacacacacacacacacacacctattgcTGGTGATGAAGTCGATCATGTCCTGCTCCAGTTTCAGCAGCATCATGCGGTCTCTGGGGTTGCTGTTGAGGGTGTCGACGATAAACTGGTGCAGGTCTATGCCGGTGGAGTCGGTGTATTCCACGCTGGACTCTGAGAGTGACACAGGCATGCAAGATGTATTAcgagacaaaaaaataaaaataaaatacaaaaaggcgCACTGCAATATTAAACACCCCTGGAGAACTACATCTAAATAGTGCCACTGAATcccatttttattacattttattagctttctcttgtcttttcttttatgagatatcaatcacacacacacacacacacctttggaCAGTGAATGTTTCTTTGGATCTGCGCTGTGCTCCTGTTCTTCCTCCTTACAGGAAGTCCTCTCGTTGTCATGGCAGCTAGATAAGATGTTTGCGTCTGGAGATGCctgagaggaaataaaataaaaaaagagtaatGTGAATGTGGTGATGATTAGGAGGTGGATGATGATCTGggtatgtgtgagtgagtgtgtgtgtgtgtgtgtgtgtgtgtgtgtgtgtgtgtgtgtgtgtgtgtgtgtgtgtgtgagtgtgtgtgtgtgtgtgtgtgtgtgtgtgtgtgtgtgtgtgtgtggtggttaCCAAGGGGTGTAAtgtaagtactgtacttaagtacaattttaattaactttataattattatttttacatttatttgataaattgTTACTTAAcatattaaaattattattacaaaatattatcaacaaataaaatatgatatattagtattatagattaagcACACTACacaacagtatataaagcaattaaaattaGCCCCACTTGAACCCGTTCTAACATTAAAATCATACATGCATTAATCTATCAAATTATAGATTAacatccaataatataatatacattattctgtaaTGGTCCATTCCACATGATGAgtaattttacttttaagtATACTTTTAAATACCTTTATTCttttgagtacttcttccaccactggtgttACCTGGGTTTCTTCAAATGGTGAGTACTCCTCGCAGACAGCCATACTCCGCACTAACTTTCCTTTGGCCTAAAATACACATACAAGTGTGCAATATTACAAATTCATAGAGTACAATGCAATACATGTTTCAAGTAAGAATGAATAATGACAAGCAGAATTATTTTAGTTTACCTTAATTTTTTTCTTTGGTTGCACCTGATTACAGTTTTTCTGTGAGTGAGGACACAATTGGTCATAAAGTGAGCATGTGAGGAGCGGTAGTGTGCATCATTTTAATATGGTATATTATTAATGTGATACACCATATTTTGTGTTGCTAACCTGCTGCTCCAGCTTCTTATTGTCATGGTGACactcctcatcctccctctgATTGCAGAGGGACAGACATGGTAGCGGGGAGGGGCAgctgatgacatcacatgacATCACATCACATGGTTTTAGGAGGACATCTGCACTCTCTACAGCTGCTTCAGTCATCCTTCTAAACAACGTAAAACATGGACTCATGTCCCTGTTTCTTTACCCACACAACATctacatttgtatattttactgctttttaaggatttatttccctgcagtctgtgtgtgtgtctgttcataCCTATCTGCCGTTGTTTACTGGAGAGCCTCACAGGTGAATGATGAGGTTATATATCCCATGTTCCCACAGGGCAGTCAGAAATGCAATTATCCTCTCCGCCCGTGCTCGCCTTCTCTactgttcctctctctgccgACTCTTTACTGGTCAATGGAAAATAGCCTGAAGAGAGCGAAAAAACATAGGAGAAAAAACAGTGTTAGCATTGTACAACAGAAACTCCACTACGCtgttttgcacaaacaca
This region of Cottoperca gobio chromosome 11, fCotGob3.1, whole genome shotgun sequence genomic DNA includes:
- the arpp21 gene encoding LOW QUALITY PROTEIN: cAMP-regulated phosphoprotein 21 (The sequence of the model RefSeq protein was modified relative to this genomic sequence to represent the inferred CDS: deleted 1 base in 1 codon), translated to MTEAAVESADVLLKPCDVMSCDVISCPSPLPCLSLCNQREDEECHHDNKKLEQQKNCNQVQPKKKIKAKGKLVRSMAVCEEYSPFEETQVTPVVEEVLKRIKASPDANILSSCHDNERTSCKEEEQEHSADPKKHSLSKESSVEYTDSTGIDLHQFIVDTLNSNPRDRMMLLKLEQDMIDFITSNSPFKKFPHMSSYHRMLVHRVAAYFGMEHNVDQTGKSVIINRTSSTRIPEQRFLDEVHKDKTEEIHCWKIILKRDSSDDQTRLHPLREKQSKSMEEREEEYQRARDRIFNQEPVCTQESAHAETRAAEEYNPYAETQRRRQLFRGSRDSSGSSWTGSSRQSSTETDCRYSNDPRPWSSTDSSDSSYQWTSPALKPCQVANHSWDARSGSIPLFRLPSTCPHPASSPIIDDGAPNSAYIIENGIPPGSILVNPHTGQPFLNPDGTPAVYNPPDSQQPIRIQTQLQGTPSQQQVVQYSSVSYTAPQMLPVTPSQPYATIEDLSSQFAHVSCQSTGEAPPLYPPAQGYIYAAPPPLPNPPNPSSYCQPSPPLPVYYYGQYPTSAQHPCRPVSPSQHIHSQAAQPTASYAPAVGVQQSSHTQVQAVLGTYSPMASHQRSIAQGGVSVSYPQSKVGVGREAGYCCVVPPPSHHGSCHPPSCTNLSAPAWGAQY